A single genomic interval of Candidatus Bipolaricaulis anaerobius harbors:
- a CDS encoding FecCD family ABC transporter permease — protein MKRSVLVGGLLLLPLPVMFFALMVGRYPIAPGEVWAVIGHALLEGVAHVGEWVVVGLIRVPEIVNPAWAFPDLVEEVSRFFVVPPLAGVEPVVQALVLRIRLPRIGAAALVGANLAVAGAVYQGVFRNPLVEGRLLGVSSGAGLGAALAFLLFPQPAVVQAFAFAGGALGVALTALLGWTFGGGVLVLVIAGVLVDSFLSAVLGLVKYAADPLGTLPAITYWLLGGLSGVRVPDLLPLGIASGIGLSFFLLARWRLNLLTLADQEAEALGVRVRPTRFLVVGMGTLLVASAVSVSGTVSWVGLLVPHAARAVVGPDYAKLLPAAAGLGAALVVALDTLARTLLTAEIPLGILTGLLGAPLFLVLFLRFLRERGGWR, from the coding sequence ATGAAGCGGTCTGTGCTGGTCGGGGGGCTTCTCCTCCTCCCCCTGCCGGTGATGTTCTTCGCCCTCATGGTCGGGCGGTATCCGATCGCGCCGGGGGAGGTATGGGCTGTGATCGGGCACGCCCTACTGGAGGGGGTGGCCCACGTTGGGGAGTGGGTCGTGGTTGGCCTCATCCGGGTTCCGGAGATCGTCAACCCGGCCTGGGCGTTCCCGGACCTTGTTGAGGAGGTGAGCCGGTTCTTTGTGGTGCCCCCCCTGGCGGGGGTGGAGCCGGTGGTCCAGGCGCTTGTCCTGCGGATCCGCCTCCCGCGGATCGGGGCCGCGGCGTTGGTGGGGGCGAACCTCGCCGTGGCGGGGGCGGTGTACCAGGGCGTGTTCCGCAACCCCCTGGTCGAGGGGCGGCTGCTGGGGGTGAGCTCGGGGGCGGGGCTGGGGGCAGCGCTGGCGTTCCTCCTCTTCCCCCAGCCGGCGGTGGTCCAGGCGTTCGCCTTCGCGGGGGGGGCGTTGGGGGTGGCCCTCACCGCGCTCCTCGGGTGGACGTTCGGAGGGGGGGTCCTCGTCCTCGTCATCGCGGGGGTGCTCGTGGATTCGTTCCTGTCCGCGGTCCTCGGGCTCGTGAAGTACGCGGCCGACCCGCTCGGGACCCTCCCCGCGATCACGTACTGGCTCCTCGGGGGGCTGAGCGGGGTCCGCGTCCCCGACCTCCTCCCCCTCGGCATCGCCTCCGGGATCGGCCTCTCCTTCTTCCTCCTCGCCCGATGGCGCCTCAACCTCCTCACCCTCGCCGACCAGGAGGCGGAGGCGCTCGGGGTGAGGGTCCGCCCGACGCGGTTCCTCGTGGTGGGGATGGGGACCCTCCTCGTCGCGTCCGCGGTCTCCGTAAGCGGGACCGTGAGCTGGGTTGGGCTGCTCGTGCCCCATGCCGCCCGGGCGGTGGTGGGGCCGGACTACGCGAAGCTCCTCCCCGCCGCGGCCGGGTTGGGGGCGGCCCTCGTGGTGGCCCTCGACACGCTCGCCCGCACCCTCCTCACCGCGGAGATCCCGTTGGGGATCCTCACCGGCCTCCTCGGGGCCCCGCTGTTCCTCGTCCTCTTCCTCAGGTTCCTCCGGGAGCGGGGGGGGTGGCGGTGA
- a CDS encoding ABC transporter ATP-binding protein — protein sequence MAVRLRAGGLVYAYIPGRPVLRGITLELRSGETAFLLGPNGSGKTTFLDCIGGLRPPAEGEVLLDDRPLGSFSARERAQQVGYVPQFHEPPFNFTAWEVVLMGRAPYVRWLSQPKERDRRAADEALAALNLAGFRDRPYYTLSGGERRLVLVARGLAQGAAFLLLDEPDAHLDPANQHRVLLAVQEVVGEGLGAAITSHSPNNALLYADRVALFSTGEVLAQGAPGEVVTPPLLERAYGIPFVSVGDGPGPRAVLPSLEDQRPTRSRNP from the coding sequence GTGGCGGTGAGGCTCCGGGCGGGAGGGCTCGTCTACGCCTACATCCCGGGCCGCCCGGTCCTGCGCGGGATCACGCTCGAACTTCGCTCCGGGGAGACGGCGTTCCTCCTCGGCCCGAACGGGAGCGGGAAGACGACGTTCCTCGACTGCATCGGCGGCCTGCGGCCCCCCGCGGAGGGGGAGGTCCTCCTCGACGATCGGCCGCTCGGGTCGTTCTCCGCCCGGGAGCGGGCGCAGCAGGTCGGGTACGTGCCCCAGTTCCACGAGCCCCCGTTCAACTTCACGGCGTGGGAGGTGGTCCTCATGGGCCGCGCCCCCTACGTGCGTTGGCTCAGCCAGCCCAAGGAGCGGGACCGCCGCGCCGCCGATGAAGCGCTGGCCGCCCTCAACCTGGCAGGGTTCCGGGATCGCCCCTACTACACCCTGAGCGGAGGGGAGCGGAGGCTCGTCCTCGTGGCGCGGGGGCTCGCTCAGGGGGCGGCGTTCCTCCTCCTCGACGAGCCGGATGCTCACCTCGACCCGGCGAACCAGCACCGGGTCCTCCTCGCGGTGCAGGAGGTGGTGGGGGAGGGCCTCGGCGCGGCGATCACCTCCCACAGCCCGAACAACGCCCTCCTCTACGCGGACCGGGTGGCCCTCTTCTCCACCGGGGAAGTCCTCGCCCAGGGAGCGCCGGGCGAGGTCGTCACGCCTCCCCTCCTCGAACGGGCCTACGGGATCCCGTTCGTCTCCGTGGGCGATGGCCCCGGTCCGCGGGCCGTCCTCCCCTCCCTGGAGGATCAGCGCCCCACGAGGTCGAGGAACCCCTGA
- a CDS encoding TRAP transporter TatT component family protein, with the protein MAGSGWAQSVADLTAEAEALFPMRYELANMERLIGVYEALLAAEPGNAAVLAQLAQVWYERAVFAPEEEKEAILRTAADYGFRSLGLSGLDEGLSLSDEKLRALLARTTDPAAILWTGHSWGLLLGRMNPFAAFASLGKIRTMYERVIELDPGYWGGSGPQAYGALLANLSDYGILFGVKLADAKTYFEWALTLDPTYLENHIAYAWEYARRAKDRALFEDLLHYVLEAPIGDWPFWNRHAKVKAAEYLHEVDRHFR; encoded by the coding sequence ATGGCGGGGAGCGGATGGGCGCAGTCGGTGGCCGACCTCACGGCGGAGGCGGAGGCCCTGTTCCCGATGCGGTACGAGCTTGCGAACATGGAACGGCTGATCGGGGTCTACGAGGCCCTCCTCGCCGCGGAACCGGGGAACGCGGCCGTTCTCGCGCAGCTCGCCCAAGTTTGGTACGAGCGGGCCGTGTTTGCACCGGAGGAGGAAAAGGAAGCGATCCTCCGCACCGCGGCCGACTACGGGTTCCGCTCCCTCGGTCTCTCGGGCCTCGACGAAGGGCTCAGCCTCTCCGATGAGAAGCTCCGCGCCCTCCTCGCCCGTACCACGGACCCGGCCGCGATCCTGTGGACGGGGCACAGCTGGGGCCTCCTCCTGGGACGGATGAACCCGTTCGCGGCGTTCGCGAGCCTCGGCAAGATCCGTACGATGTACGAGCGGGTGATCGAGCTCGACCCGGGGTACTGGGGAGGATCGGGACCGCAGGCGTACGGCGCGCTCCTCGCCAACCTCTCCGACTACGGGATCCTGTTCGGGGTCAAGCTCGCCGATGCGAAGACCTACTTCGAGTGGGCACTGACCCTCGATCCGACGTACCTCGAGAACCACATCGCCTACGCCTGGGAGTACGCCCGACGGGCCAAGGACCGGGCCCTGTTCGAGGACCTCCTCCACTACGTGCTGGAAGCCCCGATCGGGGACTGGCCGTTCTGGAACCGCCACGCCAAGGTGAAGGCGGCGGAGTACCTGCACGAGGTGGATCGGCACTTCCGATGA
- a CDS encoding glucose-1-phosphate thymidylyltransferase: MKAVVLCGGEGTRLRPFTFTQAKHLLPVAGRPVVEHALGAVREAGIREVAIVVSPSVAGQFRERLGDGARLGLHLSYVLQPEPRGLAHAVLCAEEYVGNEAFLVYLGDNLLEKGVTGVVDLVRSREPSAVVALCPVDDPRRFGVAVIEGGRLVRLVEKPNDPPSDLAIVGAYAFTPLLFQAAREVKPSFRGELELTDCLQWLVDRGHLVLPYMVDGWWQDVGRPADLLVANRLLLAQVEPRIEGEVDGDSTIEGPVVIERGAQVMGSRVSGPAFIGARAVVERSTIGPHVAIGPRATARGAAIAAAIVMDEALVEGVALQGSVIGRRAAVRGGRVAVQTWLGDDGEVQLEP; encoded by the coding sequence ATGAAGGCGGTCGTGCTGTGCGGGGGCGAGGGGACCCGGCTCCGCCCGTTCACGTTCACCCAGGCCAAGCACCTCCTCCCCGTCGCCGGCCGGCCGGTGGTCGAGCACGCCCTGGGGGCGGTACGGGAGGCGGGGATCCGCGAGGTGGCGATCGTCGTCAGCCCGAGCGTCGCGGGTCAGTTCCGGGAGCGGTTGGGGGACGGGGCCCGGCTCGGGCTCCACCTGTCCTACGTCCTCCAGCCCGAGCCGCGGGGCCTGGCCCACGCCGTCCTCTGCGCCGAGGAGTACGTGGGAAACGAGGCGTTCCTCGTCTACCTCGGGGACAACCTCCTTGAGAAGGGGGTGACGGGCGTGGTGGACCTGGTTCGGTCGCGAGAGCCGTCCGCCGTCGTCGCCCTGTGTCCGGTTGACGATCCCCGGCGGTTCGGGGTGGCGGTGATCGAGGGGGGGCGGCTCGTGCGGCTCGTCGAGAAGCCCAACGATCCCCCGAGCGACCTCGCCATCGTCGGCGCGTACGCGTTCACCCCGCTCCTCTTCCAGGCGGCGCGGGAGGTGAAGCCGTCGTTCCGTGGGGAGCTCGAGCTCACCGATTGCCTTCAGTGGCTCGTCGATCGCGGGCACCTCGTTCTCCCCTACATGGTGGACGGGTGGTGGCAGGACGTGGGCCGGCCGGCGGACCTCCTCGTCGCGAACCGCCTCCTCCTGGCGCAGGTCGAGCCGCGGATCGAGGGGGAGGTGGACGGGGACTCGACGATCGAAGGGCCGGTGGTGATCGAGCGCGGGGCGCAGGTGATGGGGAGCCGGGTGAGCGGGCCTGCCTTCATCGGGGCACGGGCGGTGGTCGAGCGGTCCACCATCGGCCCCCACGTCGCGATCGGGCCGCGGGCGACCGCCCGCGGGGCCGCGATCGCGGCGGCGATCGTCATGGACGAGGCGTTGGTCGAGGGCGTGGCCCTCCAGGGGTCCGTGATCGGCCGCCGGGCCGCCGTGCGGGGAGGCAGGGTAGCCGTGCAGACCTGGTTGGGAGACGACGGGGAAGTGCAGCTGGAGCCGTGA
- the galE gene encoding UDP-glucose 4-epimerase GalE, producing the protein MILVTGGAGYIGSHTIKELLRDGQEVVALDNLSAGHRELVLCPEFVEGDLADAALLARTFRRYPIEAVIHFAAHTSVPESVANPRKYYQNNIVSGLSLLDAMVECGVNAIVFSSSAAVYGDPVRVPIPEDHPCAPKNPYGRTKLAFEGILHDYGVTYGLRHVSLRYFNAAGSDPDGEIGECHDPETHLIPIVLEVAAGVRREVQIFGTDYETKDGTAVRDYIHVFDLARAHVRALGALEGGTAAPAYNLGTGRGYTVREVVECCRRITGREIRAVDAPRRAGDPAALVADPSRAKRDLGWEPRFTTLDPIVATAWRWMLRRR; encoded by the coding sequence ATGATCCTCGTCACGGGTGGGGCAGGGTACATCGGTAGCCACACGATCAAGGAACTTCTGCGCGACGGCCAGGAGGTGGTCGCGCTGGACAACCTGTCCGCCGGGCATCGGGAGCTCGTCCTGTGCCCGGAGTTCGTGGAGGGGGACCTCGCCGATGCCGCGCTCCTTGCGCGCACGTTCCGGCGGTACCCGATCGAGGCGGTGATCCACTTCGCCGCCCATACCTCCGTCCCCGAGTCGGTGGCGAACCCGCGGAAGTACTACCAGAACAACATCGTGAGCGGCCTCTCCCTTCTCGACGCGATGGTCGAGTGCGGCGTGAACGCGATCGTGTTCTCCTCGAGCGCTGCCGTGTACGGCGATCCGGTGCGCGTCCCGATCCCCGAGGACCACCCCTGCGCCCCGAAGAACCCCTACGGCCGGACGAAGCTCGCCTTCGAGGGGATCCTTCACGACTACGGGGTCACCTACGGGCTGCGGCACGTGTCGCTCCGGTACTTCAACGCCGCTGGCTCTGATCCCGACGGGGAGATCGGCGAATGCCACGATCCCGAGACCCACCTCATCCCGATCGTCCTCGAGGTCGCCGCCGGGGTGCGGCGCGAGGTGCAGATCTTCGGCACCGACTACGAGACGAAGGACGGGACAGCTGTTCGGGACTACATTCACGTCTTCGACCTCGCGCGGGCGCACGTCCGTGCTCTGGGGGCGCTCGAGGGGGGAACGGCGGCGCCGGCCTACAACCTCGGGACGGGGCGGGGGTACACGGTGCGCGAGGTGGTGGAGTGTTGCCGGAGGATCACCGGCCGCGAGATCCGGGCCGTGGACGCACCGCGCCGGGCGGGGGACCCGGCGGCCCTCGTGGCCGATCCGTCCCGGGCGAAGAGGGACCTCGGCTGGGAGCCCCGGTTCACCACCCTCGACCCCATCGTCGCGACCGCCTGGAGGTGGATGCTCCGCCGCCGGTAA
- a CDS encoding phosphoglucosamine mutase, protein MRYFGTDGVRGVAGVDLTADLAYRLGRAAGLAFRPGNVLVAQDTRLSGPALAAACASGLAAAGCDVDLAGVLPSPAVSHLVVQSGYGLGCVVSASHNPPPDNGIKFYGRDGLKLSVADEERVESLLEAKPRAGPGGKVAPYPAAEEGYLAFLRERGAGLSLAGVKIVLDCAHGATARVAPMLFADLGADLVLLSAEPDGARINATGAAAMDAVAAAVPAQRADLGIAFDGDGDRALFVDGRGDVVEGDRLMAALAPYLLGWNELSSPRVVFTVLANLGAERYLSARGFRVERVPVGDRNVAWAMREGGSDLGGEPSGHIIYRPWAVTGDGILTALLVLRVLIRVGTDLGSLVAPVPLYPQVRADVLVADREAALADPRVQAAIQAAKAQLDGTGRLVVRPSGTQRLIRIMAEGPDETVLHGAVDPIADALASQRIDTQRTLQT, encoded by the coding sequence GTGCGGTACTTCGGGACGGACGGGGTGCGCGGGGTGGCGGGGGTGGACCTCACGGCCGACCTCGCGTACCGCCTGGGGCGGGCGGCGGGGCTCGCCTTCCGCCCAGGGAACGTCCTGGTGGCCCAGGACACGCGCCTCTCCGGGCCGGCCCTTGCGGCGGCCTGTGCGTCCGGGCTCGCCGCGGCCGGCTGCGATGTGGACCTCGCGGGGGTCCTCCCCTCCCCCGCCGTGTCCCACCTCGTGGTCCAGTCCGGGTACGGGCTGGGCTGCGTCGTCTCGGCCTCCCACAATCCTCCCCCCGATAACGGGATCAAGTTCTACGGCCGCGATGGGCTGAAGCTATCGGTTGCCGACGAGGAACGGGTGGAGTCCCTCCTCGAAGCTAAGCCCCGCGCCGGCCCGGGGGGGAAGGTTGCCCCTTACCCGGCGGCCGAGGAGGGTTACCTCGCGTTCCTGCGGGAGAGGGGTGCTGGCCTGTCTCTTGCGGGCGTGAAGATCGTTCTCGACTGCGCCCATGGGGCGACGGCGCGGGTTGCGCCGATGCTCTTCGCTGACCTGGGGGCTGACCTCGTCCTCCTCAGCGCGGAGCCGGACGGGGCGCGGATCAACGCTACCGGTGCCGCGGCGATGGATGCCGTAGCCGCAGCCGTCCCCGCCCAGCGGGCCGACCTTGGCATCGCATTCGACGGCGACGGGGATCGGGCCTTGTTCGTGGACGGCCGGGGCGATGTCGTGGAGGGGGATCGCCTGATGGCGGCCCTCGCCCCGTACCTTCTCGGGTGGAACGAGCTCTCCTCCCCTCGGGTCGTGTTCACCGTGCTCGCCAACCTCGGGGCCGAGAGGTACCTCTCCGCACGGGGGTTCCGGGTGGAGAGAGTCCCGGTGGGGGACCGCAACGTGGCGTGGGCGATGCGGGAGGGGGGGAGCGACCTCGGGGGGGAGCCCTCCGGCCACATCATCTACCGCCCGTGGGCCGTGACCGGGGACGGGATCCTCACCGCCCTCCTTGTGCTGCGGGTCCTCATCCGGGTGGGGACCGACCTTGGTTCGCTCGTGGCGCCCGTGCCCCTCTACCCCCAGGTACGGGCCGACGTCCTGGTGGCCGATCGGGAGGCGGCGCTCGCCGACCCCCGGGTTCAGGCCGCGATCCAGGCCGCCAAGGCCCAGCTCGACGGGACCGGCCGGCTGGTCGTGCGTCCGTCCGGGACCCAGCGCCTCATTCGGATCATGGCCGAGGGCCCCGACGAGACCGTCCTGCACGGGGCCGTTGATCCGATCGCGGACGCCCTCGCGTCCCAGAGGATTGACACCCAACGAACCCTCCAAACTTGA
- a CDS encoding oligosaccharide flippase family protein, with protein sequence MFPARPVVAIRLDSEPLSAGTRIAKNATYLLVSDVGVRIITALVGILVARYLGPEQYGVLSLALALLGIAAYLTDLGLTPVMIREGTKPGASIPELLSGTLRLRLLFAVATTVVMVLLAWFYYPSATVRTVILVVVLPGIWAGVFRGIGTGYFQMTQEMQYVALINAVAALAGAGMFLLAVLMRWSFPVLSIGYGLSAVVGGVLGFLLVRRRVAFGRGWHRGLLTGLPAFTLGGGLGLLLPQLGPLLLPHAAGLEETGFFTAAYRIPAVLLAVPGVVATAFYPQLFAYGASDRQGHRALSARELRLMGSLGLLLAIPTSLHARWIASVVFGAAWVEQGGPALALLAWTVALASVNWPLADALTTQGLQVRRAEVQAVAVVVGAGAYWFLGRGWGALGAAGAALAVETVLTVGFLVLNPDARTLVRTGLLSVVVKALVLVALAWAVTWVVGSGWLGFGLTVTAGGMVLVLDREIRGYTVQGMKMIVRTARAARVGRGVR encoded by the coding sequence GTGTTCCCCGCCCGGCCGGTGGTGGCGATACGGTTGGATAGCGAACCGCTCTCCGCGGGGACTCGGATTGCCAAGAACGCCACGTACCTCTTGGTGAGCGACGTTGGGGTGCGCATCATCACCGCGCTCGTTGGCATCCTCGTGGCGCGGTACCTCGGTCCCGAGCAGTATGGCGTGCTCTCTTTGGCCCTGGCCCTCCTCGGGATCGCGGCCTACCTGACCGACCTTGGCCTCACTCCGGTGATGATCCGCGAAGGCACCAAACCTGGGGCAAGCATCCCGGAGCTCCTTTCGGGCACCCTCCGTCTCCGGCTCCTATTCGCCGTGGCTACGACGGTTGTGATGGTCCTCCTCGCTTGGTTCTACTACCCGTCGGCCACCGTGCGGACGGTGATCCTTGTCGTGGTCCTGCCCGGGATCTGGGCAGGAGTGTTCCGGGGGATCGGCACGGGCTACTTCCAGATGACTCAGGAGATGCAGTACGTAGCCCTCATCAACGCGGTGGCCGCGCTGGCGGGGGCGGGGATGTTCCTCCTGGCCGTGCTCATGCGCTGGTCGTTCCCGGTTCTATCCATCGGTTACGGGCTTTCCGCGGTCGTGGGGGGAGTTCTCGGGTTTCTCCTGGTGCGGCGCCGGGTTGCGTTCGGCAGGGGCTGGCATCGCGGTCTGCTGACGGGCCTCCCCGCGTTCACCCTCGGGGGAGGGCTGGGCCTCCTCCTCCCCCAATTGGGCCCCCTGCTCCTCCCCCACGCCGCCGGCCTAGAGGAGACCGGCTTCTTTACCGCGGCGTACCGGATTCCAGCAGTGCTTCTGGCTGTGCCTGGCGTCGTGGCGACTGCCTTCTACCCACAGCTCTTCGCCTATGGGGCCAGCGATCGGCAGGGGCATCGAGCCCTCAGTGCCCGGGAACTTCGCCTGATGGGCTCCCTTGGGCTCCTCCTTGCCATTCCCACCTCCCTCCACGCGCGATGGATCGCGAGCGTGGTGTTCGGGGCCGCATGGGTCGAACAGGGTGGACCGGCGCTAGCGCTCCTGGCGTGGACGGTGGCCTTGGCCAGCGTGAACTGGCCGCTCGCCGATGCCCTCACCACCCAGGGGCTCCAGGTGCGACGGGCAGAAGTTCAGGCGGTGGCCGTGGTGGTGGGGGCTGGTGCGTATTGGTTCCTGGGCCGGGGCTGGGGTGCACTGGGCGCGGCGGGGGCGGCGTTGGCCGTTGAGACAGTGCTGACGGTGGGCTTCCTCGTCCTCAACCCGGACGCACGGACGCTCGTCCGCACAGGGCTCCTCTCCGTGGTCGTGAAGGCGTTGGTGTTGGTGGCGTTGGCTTGGGCCGTGACGTGGGTGGTAGGATCCGGCTGGCTCGGGTTTGGGCTCACAGTGACAGCAGGGGGGATGGTTCTGGTGCTGGATCGAGAGATCAGGGGATACACAGTGCAAGGGATGAAGATGATCGTGCGCACGGCGCGCGCCGCGAGGGTAGGTCGGGGGGTACGATGA
- a CDS encoding glycosyltransferase family 2 protein — protein MTPQVSVIMPAFNTGRWIRQAIQSVLDQTLTEVEILVVDDGSTDDTVAVVEGIQDERVRLLRQPENRGVSAARNVALDHAQGTWAAILDSDDWLARRDRLATLVGLGAAHKADLVADDLYLVEEGKDHAWATMLGQNALRLREPTWVDLPMFVKHDLSPIKPLVRVAFLRERGIRYDETLRITEDWRFYMECLLGGARLILFPEPGYAYRMRPGSLSRGVLPLLGQVETNLCQYLGDKRMAAYPEVIALLQEKLAAVRSNLRYYRVMAPLKERNLARALAAAIRTPDFPWLFALRVTNIVDYRVRRRRVKLSLPE, from the coding sequence ATGACCCCGCAGGTGTCGGTCATCATGCCCGCGTTCAACACGGGCCGATGGATCCGTCAGGCGATCCAGTCTGTCCTCGATCAGACCTTGACTGAGGTCGAGATCCTGGTCGTGGACGACGGTTCAACCGATGATACCGTCGCGGTTGTAGAAGGCATCCAGGACGAACGCGTTCGGCTTCTCCGCCAACCCGAGAACCGCGGCGTCAGCGCTGCGAGAAACGTTGCATTGGATCATGCGCAAGGGACGTGGGCGGCGATCCTCGATTCGGACGACTGGTTGGCCCGACGGGACCGACTTGCGACGCTCGTCGGTCTTGGGGCTGCGCACAAGGCGGACCTCGTGGCCGACGACCTCTACCTGGTGGAGGAGGGCAAGGACCACGCCTGGGCGACGATGCTGGGCCAGAACGCGCTCCGATTGCGGGAGCCTACCTGGGTGGACCTTCCGATGTTTGTGAAACACGACCTAAGCCCGATCAAACCTCTGGTGCGCGTGGCGTTCCTCCGCGAGCGTGGGATCCGGTACGATGAGACTTTGCGCATCACGGAGGACTGGCGGTTTTACATGGAGTGCCTTCTTGGTGGAGCCCGGTTGATCCTCTTTCCGGAGCCGGGCTATGCCTACCGCATGCGCCCTGGATCCCTTTCCCGAGGCGTGTTGCCTCTTCTGGGCCAGGTGGAGACGAACTTGTGCCAATACCTTGGCGACAAGCGGATGGCGGCATACCCAGAGGTGATCGCCCTTCTTCAGGAGAAGCTTGCCGCGGTCCGCAGCAATCTGCGGTATTACCGCGTGATGGCTCCGCTCAAGGAACGGAACCTGGCCCGGGCTCTCGCCGCGGCGATTCGCACCCCGGACTTCCCGTGGCTCTTTGCTTTGCGGGTTACGAATATCGTGGACTATCGGGTGCGGCGCCGGCGGGTGAAGTTGAGCTTGCCGGAGTGA
- a CDS encoding glycosyltransferase family 2 protein has protein sequence MSPSNQSPRITVLTPTFNRVQLLSRIHQSLVAQTGRDFEWIVVDDGSTDGTGVLVQAWAAESPFPIRYVWQENAGKHVAVNRGVQLARGELLLILDSDDWLVPNALARVGYWWGSIPEAQRDEFAGVAGLCAFPSGEVVGTRFPKDVLDSNSIEVRVRYRVQGDKCEVWRTDVLRQHPFPEDLGSFVTEGLVWNRIARRYGLRFVNEVWMVKEYQPHGLSARSLELRVGSPQAAKVYYKEFAETPDMGIPFTRRLREYANFTRFSLHGQIPLAQQAIEVRFKGLWAAATPIGFLLYLRDRLKLGGQRRRR, from the coding sequence ATGTCACCAAGTAACCAGAGTCCGCGAATTACGGTACTCACCCCAACATTCAACCGTGTCCAACTCCTTTCGCGCATTCACCAGAGCCTCGTTGCCCAGACGGGAAGAGACTTTGAATGGATCGTCGTGGACGATGGTTCAACCGATGGTACGGGGGTGCTCGTGCAGGCGTGGGCGGCGGAGAGCCCTTTCCCCATCAGGTATGTATGGCAAGAGAACGCGGGGAAACACGTCGCCGTGAACCGTGGCGTGCAATTAGCCCGTGGCGAGCTCCTCCTCATTTTGGATTCCGACGACTGGTTGGTTCCCAATGCCCTGGCGCGCGTGGGTTACTGGTGGGGTTCCATCCCCGAGGCACAGCGCGACGAGTTCGCTGGTGTCGCTGGGTTATGCGCGTTTCCCTCGGGCGAGGTCGTCGGCACGCGGTTTCCGAAGGACGTGCTCGATTCGAATTCCATCGAGGTCCGCGTGCGATACCGTGTCCAGGGCGACAAGTGCGAGGTGTGGCGCACGGACGTCCTTCGGCAGCATCCGTTCCCGGAGGATCTGGGTTCATTCGTGACCGAGGGCCTTGTGTGGAACCGAATCGCCCGACGCTATGGGTTGCGGTTTGTGAACGAAGTGTGGATGGTGAAGGAGTACCAGCCGCATGGGCTCTCTGCGAGGAGCCTGGAGCTCCGGGTGGGATCGCCGCAGGCGGCGAAGGTCTACTACAAGGAGTTTGCAGAGACGCCGGACATGGGCATCCCCTTCACCCGCCGGCTGCGGGAGTACGCAAACTTCACGCGCTTCTCCCTCCACGGTCAGATTCCCCTGGCTCAACAGGCCATTGAAGTTCGCTTCAAGGGGCTGTGGGCTGCTGCCACACCGATTGGGTTCCTTCTGTACCTGCGGGATCGCCTCAAGCTGGGCGGTCAGAGGAGGCGCCGATGA
- a CDS encoding glycosyltransferase — MRVALFFPALLGGGVERVMVNLAAGFVRKGLDVDMVMGKAEGPLLSDVPSQVRIVDLGVVRMHRALPGLVRYLREERPHALLSALDHSNVVALWARAIARVPTRVAVSIHCDTSQVVEQAHSLRDRFVRTWTRPFYRRAVAVIAVSQGVAEDLVRHTGVPREKVRVIYNPVVTPELFLRAELDPAHPWFFPGAPPVILGVGRLAKPKDFATLIRAFARVRQVLPARLLILGEGEERSSLERLVQEMGLDGEVALPGFVGNPFSFMKRAAVFALSSRWEGLGNVLIEALALGTPVVATDCPSGPAEILEGGKWGRLVPMGDDAALAEAIVATLAEPRQLQAAQERMRERFGLDAVVEQYLDVLGLR, encoded by the coding sequence ATGAGGGTTGCCCTTTTCTTCCCCGCCCTCCTTGGCGGCGGGGTCGAGCGGGTGATGGTGAACTTGGCCGCCGGGTTCGTGCGTAAGGGCCTTGACGTGGACATGGTGATGGGGAAGGCCGAGGGCCCACTCCTTTCTGATGTGCCGTCGCAGGTGCGGATCGTGGACCTCGGCGTGGTGCGGATGCACCGGGCCCTTCCCGGTCTCGTGCGCTACCTGCGGGAGGAGCGGCCTCACGCCCTCCTCTCGGCCTTGGATCATTCCAACGTGGTTGCCCTTTGGGCGAGGGCCATCGCGCGGGTCCCGACGCGCGTCGCGGTGAGCATCCACTGCGATACGAGCCAAGTGGTAGAGCAGGCCCACTCTCTACGTGATCGCTTCGTGCGGACATGGACGCGCCCGTTCTACCGGCGGGCTGTGGCAGTGATCGCCGTCTCCCAAGGAGTGGCGGAGGATCTCGTGCGCCACACCGGCGTCCCGCGGGAGAAGGTGCGCGTGATCTACAACCCGGTGGTGACTCCGGAGCTCTTCCTTCGTGCAGAACTCGATCCTGCCCATCCGTGGTTCTTCCCAGGGGCTCCACCGGTGATCCTCGGCGTGGGACGCCTGGCCAAGCCAAAGGACTTCGCAACGCTGATCCGTGCGTTCGCCCGAGTGCGACAGGTCCTGCCAGCACGGCTTCTCATCCTCGGGGAAGGAGAGGAGCGGTCGAGCCTCGAGCGCCTGGTGCAGGAAATGGGATTGGATGGGGAGGTAGCCCTTCCGGGTTTCGTCGGAAACCCGTTTTCGTTCATGAAGCGCGCGGCCGTGTTCGCCCTCTCGTCGCGGTGGGAAGGTCTGGGTAATGTGCTGATCGAGGCCCTGGCCCTCGGCACGCCCGTGGTCGCCACGGATTGCCCGAGCGGGCCCGCGGAGATCCTGGAAGGCGGGAAGTGGGGTCGGCTTGTGCCCATGGGAGATGACGCCGCTCTCGCGGAGGCGATCGTTGCGACGCTTGCCGAACCACGGCAGTTGCAGGCCGCTCAGGAACGGATGCGGGAAAGGTTCGGGCTGGACGCGGTTGTCGAGCAGTATCTCGATGTCCTGGGGCTGAGGTGA